The genomic stretch ATCTTACCATTACATATAAATACAAAATATAAGCCACAGCTACCAAGTCAAAACTTGTCTAATATTAAGGTCAATATTTTGCTGCTTTGTTCTACATGCATATAGTCATATTGTGATCTCTACACACCTCCATTTGGCCATTACTTACTCTAAATTCCAAAGTAGCTGAGATCTTCATCAGCCGGCCTATTTCAAATCCAAGACCAACTCTTTAAAATCAAGTAAAAGATTAAACACCAACCATTCTACATTAATCAATTTTCTCTAAGAAAATGAAATGTGGAAACATATTAGACCAagtctctctcttttttttggtGTCAGTTCTCATTTTCAATCATTTAGTAGCCATAGCAGAAGCCAAAGAAAGTAGCTTTAAGACTTACATAGTTCATGTGAAGAAGCCAAAACATTACGAAGTGCTTTCAGCTCAGTCAACTAGCCATATGGATAGTTGGTACGAGACATTTTTACCTCCTAGTAGTGCtaataccaccaccaccaccggcgGCTCAACCAAGCACCCTCGTATGGTTCACACATACCGGAATGTGGCCACCGGATTTGCGGCTAGGTTGACGgcggaggaggccgaagccttgGCGGAGAAAGACGGCGTCGTTTCAGTTCAACCAGAGAAAATCTACACTTTACACACAACTCATAGTCCAAATTTTTTGGGGTTACACCAAGGATTAGGATTGTGGAATGAAACCAAATTAGGCCAAGGAGTTATCATAGGTGTCCTCGACACCGGGATATGGCCAGACCACCCTTCGTTTAGTGATGAAGGGGTTCCTCCTCCACCGCCTAAATGGAAAGGCACGTGCGAGTTTACCGGCAGCGCGTGTAACAACAAGCTTATAGGAGCAAGGAATTTTGTGACAGAGTTGGACAAAACAGGGGAGCTTAAAAGTCTGCCTCCGTTTGACGTGAACGGTCATGGGACTCACACTTCGAGTACGGCAGCCGGGAATTTTGTTCAGGGCGCTAATGTGTTCGGAGAAGCCAACGGCACGGCAGCCGGAATGGCACCTTTTGCTCACGTGGCGATGTACAGAGTATGCGAAGCTGGTTGTTATGGAGCTGACATATTAGCTGCAATCGACGCTGCCGTAAGTGATGGCGTCGACGTTCTTTCTCTCTCATTCGGTGCAGGCTCGACTCCGTTCTACGCTGACTCGATCGCCATTGGCGCCTTCGCCGCCGCCCAAAAGGGTATtttcgtcagctgctcggccggaAACGAGGGTCCTGGTTACTTTACGATGGCCAATGAAGCTCCGTGGATTCTCACTGTCGGAGCTAGCACCATTGATAGGAGAATAAAAGCCACTGTGAAGCTCGGAACCGGAGAAGAATTCGAGGGCGAATCGTTGTTTCAGTTTGAGCCTAAGGACTACGACCAAACGACATTGTTGCCGCTAGTCTACGCCGGTTCGAATGGCAACGATTCCTCTGCGTTTTGCATGCCGGGATCGCTCCAAAAAGACGTTGTGGCGGGAAAAGTAGTCGCCTGTGACAGAAGTGTAGAGATTGGAAGAATCGAAATGGGAAAAGAAGTGAAGAGAGCCGGCGGCGCCGCCATGATTCTGATGAACAAAAAGATTGATGGGTTCAGTACATACGCTGATCCTCACGTGCTTCCAGTGAGTCATGTGAGTTACGCCGCCGGAGTGAAGATCAAATCCTATATAAATTCAACCTCGACAACCCCAGAAGCCACAATCTTGTTCCAAGGAACTGTGATAGGAGATTCTCATTCTCCGGCGTTGACTTCGTTCTCCTCCAGAGGACCAAACTCGGCAAGTCCTGGGATTCTAAAGCCGGACATTGTAGGTCCCGGGGTCAGCATATTAGCCGCATGGCCGTCCTCGGTGGACAACTCTACTTCAAACATACCGTTTAATATGATTTCGGGTACTTCTATGTCTTGCCCACATCTCAGTGGTATTGCAGCTCTGCTAAAAGGCTCTCACCCTGACTGGTCTCCTGCCCCTATTAAGTCCGCCATCATGACAACTGCCGACGTTGTCAACTTCGGAGGAAAGCCCATTTTGGACGAAAAGGTACTACAAACAAAGAGTGAATCTTTAGTCACTTACATTACATACACACTTGTGATCTTAATCTTTTGACCATATTATAACACTTTATCATAACACAATTAGGCTTCTCCAGCAGACATTTTTGCCATAGGGGCAGGCCATGTGAACCCGTCCAAAGCAAACAATCCAGGTCTAATCTACAACATTGAACCAGAAGATTACATTCCTTATCTTTGTCGATTGAACTATACAGATGATCAAGTTTCGGTCATTACACAAGAAACAGTAAAGTGTTCAGCTGTGAAAAGCATAGGAGAAGCAGAGcttaattatccatcgttttcTATAATTTTGGGTTCAGAAACTCAGAGCTATAATAGGACAGTGACGAATGTTGGTGAGGCTAATTCAATCTACACTTTGGAGGTTTTCCCACCAGAGGGAACTGGGGTTGGTGTGAAGCCTAATAAGATTATGTTCAATGAGGTTTACCAGAAGGTTGTATATACAATTAATATTTTCTCAATAAGTGGTGGAGCTAGGACCAATAGGAAGGGTTTTAGTCAAGGATATTTGAGATGGGTTTCTGATAAGTACTCTGTTAGAAGCCAAATATCTGTCGTATTTGATTGAATATTGAGTTAAAATGgttgaaaagaccaaaatattACAGCATTTTCTGTCAAACCATTATTGGTATGTGTTGTCTAAAATCATATTAAGTAACAATGACAGCATTTTACAATTTTAGCAAATTATTTGATGGTCCGAGCCCTTTAACTccaaaacaaaacaaatgaaTTTATTTTATTAGAGGTAGGATTTAATTTTTTTAGAGGAGCTGCACTTTATTTCATAGTAACATTAGGTGAAGGCATTAATTTTATGACTCCTAAATATATAGGTTGACAAGTAAAAAAAGAAAACATTGCCTAATAAATCAAATGAGAAAATGAATATGGTTTGTAGATGAGAAAAATATAATGTTTAGTGTGAAATTTATCATAGGTAACAAAATGAATATAATGCATAGATGCGTATTACCAATGGTTCAACAAAAATTAGAGGATTTTGTGACATTTGTCCAAGAAAAGTTTTACTTTGCATACATTCACACGTGTGCACTAAGCAATATCTTTAATAAATAAATGACTTATTATACTGTAAAGTGAGATTTTGTTGTGTATGATAAAAAAATCCATATATAATATTTTCCCATAAAAGTATGGTGTAAATTAATTCACGTAAAATACAAagattttatattt from Humulus lupulus chromosome 5, drHumLupu1.1, whole genome shotgun sequence encodes the following:
- the LOC133780021 gene encoding subtilisin-like protease 3, giving the protein MKCGNILDQVSLFFLVSVLIFNHLVAIAEAKESSFKTYIVHVKKPKHYEVLSAQSTSHMDSWYETFLPPSSANTTTTTGGSTKHPRMVHTYRNVATGFAARLTAEEAEALAEKDGVVSVQPEKIYTLHTTHSPNFLGLHQGLGLWNETKLGQGVIIGVLDTGIWPDHPSFSDEGVPPPPPKWKGTCEFTGSACNNKLIGARNFVTELDKTGELKSLPPFDVNGHGTHTSSTAAGNFVQGANVFGEANGTAAGMAPFAHVAMYRVCEAGCYGADILAAIDAAVSDGVDVLSLSFGAGSTPFYADSIAIGAFAAAQKGIFVSCSAGNEGPGYFTMANEAPWILTVGASTIDRRIKATVKLGTGEEFEGESLFQFEPKDYDQTTLLPLVYAGSNGNDSSAFCMPGSLQKDVVAGKVVACDRSVEIGRIEMGKEVKRAGGAAMILMNKKIDGFSTYADPHVLPVSHVSYAAGVKIKSYINSTSTTPEATILFQGTVIGDSHSPALTSFSSRGPNSASPGILKPDIVGPGVSILAAWPSSVDNSTSNIPFNMISGTSMSCPHLSGIAALLKGSHPDWSPAPIKSAIMTTADVVNFGGKPILDEKASPADIFAIGAGHVNPSKANNPGLIYNIEPEDYIPYLCRLNYTDDQVSVITQETVKCSAVKSIGEAELNYPSFSIILGSETQSYNRTVTNVGEANSIYTLEVFPPEGTGVGVKPNKIMFNEVYQKVVYTINIFSISGGARTNRKGFSQGYLRWVSDKYSVRSQISVVFD